Proteins encoded within one genomic window of Camelina sativa cultivar DH55 chromosome 19, Cs, whole genome shotgun sequence:
- the LOC104766092 gene encoding peroxisome biogenesis protein 22, with the protein MAESSSPSPTEEIVRLIKRLSAYVAFKMSSLFSTTSIRNLDSRSIGAIAGLAIAVIFTWRAIRTPGEQRQRRQPKRRMQSAETSSAAAAAAAQSNLGSVPPEVSLPHEDDNAVQDVVDQFFQPVKPTLGQIVRQKLSEGRKVTCRLLGVILEETSPEELQKQATVRSSVLEVLLEITKFSDLYLMERVLDDESEAKVLEALESAGVFTSGGLVKEKVLFCSTEIGRTSFVRQLEPDWHIDTNPEISTQLARFIKYQLHVAAVKPERIAPNVFTSQSIEQFFGCV; encoded by the exons ATGGCGGAATCGTCGTCGCCGTCGCCTACTGAAGAGATCGTTCGGTTGATTAAGCGTTTAAGCGCTTACGTTGCTTTCAAAATGTCAAGCCTTTTCTCAACTACATCGATTCGAAATCtg GATTCAAGATCGATTGGTGCGATTGCGGGGCTTGCGATTGCGGTGATATTTACGTGGAGGGCGATAAGGACGCCAGGGGAACAACGGCAAAGAAGGCAGCCTAAGCGGAGGATGCAATCTGCTGAAACTTCaagtgctgctgctgctgctgctgctcagTCTAATCTAGGTTCGGTGCCTCCTGAAGTTTCTTTGCCTCATGAGGATGATAATGCGGTGCAAGATGTTGTTGATCAGTTCTTTCAACCTGTTAAa ccTACTTTGGGGCAAATAGTTAGGCAGAAGCTTAGTGAAGGAAGGAAG GTTACATGCCGTCTTCTTGGAGTAATTCTTGAGGAAACAAGTCCAGAAGAACTCCAA AAACAAGCAACAGTGAGGTCATCTGTTTTGGAAGTTCTCCTAGAGATTACAAAGTTTAGTGATTTATATCTCATGGAAAGAGTTCTTGACGATGAAAGCGAA GCCAAAGTTCTAGAGGCTTTAGAAAGTGCAGGCGTTTTCACATCTGGTGGTTTGGTCAAAGAAAAG GTCCTCTTTTGTAGTACAGAGATTGGAAGAACTTCATTCGTCAGACAGCTAGAACCTGACTGGCATATCGatacaaacccagaaatcagCACACAACTAGCT AGGTTCATCAAATATCAGCTTCATGTCGCTGCAGTGAAACCAGAGCGAATAGCTCCGAATGTGTTCACCTCGCAGTCGATAGAACAGTTCTTTGGATGTGTTTGA
- the LOC104766093 gene encoding cyclin-U1-1-like, translating into MLTAAGDDELDPVVGPEPPTEAATPRVLTIISHVMEKLVARNEWLAKQTKGFGKSLEAFHGVRAPSITIAKYLERIYKYTKCSPSCFVVGYVYIDRLAHKYPGSLVVSLSVHRLLVTCVMIASKILDDVHYNNEFYARVGGVSNADLNKMELELLFLLDFRVTVSFRVFESYCFHLEKEMLLNGDASSLKDSRPMQECLSPTSSLSTLYV; encoded by the exons ATGTTAACGGCAGCCGGAGACGATGAACTTGACCCGGTCGTGGGACCAGAGCCGCCAACGGAAGCAGCCACTCCAAGAGTGCTGACTATAATCTCCCACGTGATGGAGAAGCTCGTGGCACGGAACGAGTGGTTAGCTAAGCAAACTAAGGGATTCGGGAAGAGCTTGGAGGCGTTTCATGGCGTGAGAGCACCGAGCATAACTATAGCAAAGTACCTTGAGAGGATATATAAGTACACAAAATGTAGCCCGTCGTGTTTCGTTGTCGGGTACGTGTACATAGACCGGTTGGCTCATAAGTATCCTGGTTCTTTGGTTGTATCCTTGAGTGTTCATAGACTCCTCGTCACTTGTGTCATGATTGCTTCCAAGATACTAGACGACGT GCATTACAACAATGAGTTTTATGCTCGAGTTGGAGGCGTGAGCAACGCGGACTTAAACAAAATGGAGTTGGAACTTCTATTCCTCCTTGACTTTAGAGTGACAGTGAGTTTTAGAGTTTTCGAAAGCTATTGCTTCCACCTTGAAAAAGAGATGCTACTAAACGGCGACGCTTCTTCCCTCAAAGATAGCAGACCAATGCAAGAGTGTCTTTCCCCTACATCATCTTTATCAACTTTATATGTTTGA
- the LOC109130977 gene encoding uncharacterized protein LOC109130977 — translation MVLTEAEIEAELNRIMEALEVDEEKVKDLEKRMMEVVEKNKGGIDPKYTKTIEYLKMDKRLKSMIKTRGSTSIVKKKNSSSSSH, via the exons atggTGTTGACAGAGGCTGAGATTGAAGCCGAATTGAACCGTATTATGGAAGCACTAGAAGTAGATGAAGAGAAAGTGAAG GATTTGGAGAAGAGAATGATGGAGGTggttgaaaaaaacaaaggaggTATAGATCCCAAGTACACGAAGACGATTGAGTATCTAAAGATGGATAAGCGACTCAAATCTATGATCAAAACTAGAGGAAGTACTTCtattgtgaagaagaagaactcttCCTCCTCATCTCATTAG
- the LOC104766091 gene encoding SKP1-like protein 9, which yields MSTKMILLKSSDGITFEIEEAAARRSQVIANMIEDDCVGGGIPLPNVKGKILALVTEYCKKHPVVDANPSSVEVVKKRDNAINPTSVEDLKK from the coding sequence atgtcGACGAAGATGATCTTGTTGAAGAGCTCCGATGGTATCACGTTTGAGATCGAAGAAGCTGCCGCACGTCGAAGCCAGGTCATAGCTAACATGATTGAGGACGATTGCGTGGGCGGAGGTATCCCGCTTCCGAACGTGAAAGGCAAGATTCTTGCGTTGGTGACCGAGTACTGCAAGAAGCACCCCGTCGTTGATGCTAATCCTTCCTCCGTTGAAGTAGTCAAGAAGCGGGATAATGCTATTAATCCTACCTCCGTTGAAGATCTTAAGAAGTAG